In a genomic window of Bicyclus anynana chromosome 5, ilBicAnyn1.1, whole genome shotgun sequence:
- the LOC112052732 gene encoding regulator of telomere elongation helicase 1 homolog, which translates to MPEVMIYGIPVSFPFEPYDVQKAYMEKVIESLQNNTNALLESPTGTGKTLSLLCSSLAWLLVKKAQLQMNAQLGNFAEHGGFSGNLRDNLNKANAGKGKDNTTWGMPKIIYSSRTHSQLTQAMQELKRSSYRHVKASVLGSRDQMCIHPEVSKETNNMNKVHMCQLKVKSRTCHFYNNVESKKEDRSVKGDEILDIEDLVTVGKKLKCCPYYLSKELKQEADIVFMPYNYLLDPKSRKANGVELLNNIIILDEAHNVEKMCEESASLQIRTTDVALCIDEITQIMKSFIEGSEEQMDASLDTNQPKDFTCDDLCILKEMMLALEKAIDEINVGTEGTTFPGGFIFELLAQAEIKDHNQMSVITLIENLIQYLSTASASPFQRKGNGLQKIVDLLNVVFSGTTHTYKERVKLCYKVHIQIEDKKNNKKTEGWGALKTASSKSAERVLSYWCFSPGFGMKQLLDQNVRSIILTSGTLAPLKPLISELGIPIGVQLENPHIVKSNQIFVKIMSQGPDGVILNSNYQNRDNPKYISSLGRTILSFSRVIPDGLLVFFPSYPIMTKCQEMWQAEGIWSSINNIKPIFVEPQRKETFNSIINDYYSKISDPGFKGACFMAVCRGKVSEGLDFADMNGRAVIITGLPFPPLKDPRIVLKKKYLEEVRIKQKEYLSGDEWYSLEATRAVNQAIGRVIRHQNDYGAILLCDTRFNNPKLKSQLSAWLRDYINLSNKFGETVSEICRFFKNAETSLPAPKLKPLMPHEPNINYNESSNVNLTGVSFPMANVRTVNKGSCKKSVSQYPNSNEVYADFSMDFYKNAQSSSYVNNFRPKETKDLFSALDSSSDSTEVVTQSTVTVHKRNAEESSMTMAKKKKLKIKAFGFEENLNSTEQVVDTIVQERTAPTSLIDFVKEIKLLLEQENYKKFQLAISVYKKEGDYDLFLTTLSGLLENKRLFYLFKGMKRFLKEDHKNNFQVYCDNVKF; encoded by the coding sequence CGGAAGTTATGATCTATGGTATACCTGTGAGTTTTCCTTTCGAGCCATACGATGTTCAAAAGGCCTACATGGAGAAAGTTATTGAGAGCTTACAAAACAATACAAATGCCTTACTGGAATCGCCGACCGGTACGGGAAAGACTCTCAGTCTGCTGTGTTCGTCACTGGCATGGTTATTAGTTAAAAAGGCGCAATTACAAATGAATGCTCAACTTGGGAACTTCGCCGAACATGGTGGGTTTAGTGGGAATTTACGGGACAACTTGAATAAAGCGAATGCTGGGAAAGGGAAGGATAACACGACATGGGGTAtgcctaaaataatatattcatcaAGAACACACTCTCAACTCACCCAAGCTATGCAAGAGCTGAAGCGGTCGAGCTACAGACACGTCAAAGCGTCAGTACTCGGTTCTAGAGATCAGATGTGTATTCACCCAGAAGTATCAAAAGAGACAAACAACATGAACAAAGTTCACATGTGCCAGTTGAAGGTAAAATCACGAACATGCCATTTTTACAATAATGTTGAATCAAAAAAGGAGGACAGATCTGTAAAAGGTGATGAGATTTTAGACATTGAGGATTTAGTTACTGtagggaaaaaattaaaatgctgtccatattatttatctaaagaGCTAAAACAAGAGGCAGATATAGTTTTTATGCCTTACAATTACTTGTTAGATCCAAAATCTAGAAAAGCTAATGgtgtagaacttttaaataatataataatattagacgAGGCACATAATGTTGAGAAAATGTGTGAGGAATCAGCCTCCTTACAAATTAGAACAACAGATGTTGCATTATGTATAGATGAAATTACACAAATCATGAAATCATTTATTGAAGGGTCAGAGGAACAGATGGATGCATCTCTGGATACCAACCAACCTAAAGACTTCACTTGTGATGATTTATGTATATTGAAAGAAATGATGCTCGCCCTAGAAAAGGCTATAGATGAAATCAATGTGGGCACAGAGGGTACAACTTTTCCTGGTGGCTTTATATTTGAGCTCCTCGCTCAAGCAGAGATCAAGGATCACAACCAAATGTCTGTCATAACTTTGATAGAAAATCTCATTCAGTACCTATCTACAGCAAGTGCATCTCCATTTCAGAGAAAAGGGAATGGATTGCAAAAGATTGTTGATCTATTGAACGTTGTGTTCAGTGGCACAACACATACCTACAAGGAAAGAGTAAAGCTATGTTACAAAGTCCATATTCAAATTGAAGACaagaaaaacaacaaaaagACTGAAGGCTGGGGAGCTCTTAAAACTGCAAGTAGTAAATCTGCTGAAAGAGTCTTAAGTTATTGGTGTTTCAGTCCTGGATTTGGCATGAAGCAACTGTTAGATCAAAATGTTAGAAGCATTATTTTGACAAGTGGTACTTTGGCGCCATTGAAACCCTTGATATCAGAGTTAGGAATACCAATTGGTGTGCAGCTAGAAAACCCACATATTGTTAAGTCAAATcagatatttgtaaaaattatgaGCCAGGGACCTGATGGCGTCATTTTGAATTCTAATTATCAAAATCGTGATAATCCTAAGTATATTTCCTCTTTGGGCAGGACCATATTAAGTTTTTCAAGGGTTATACCAGACGGACTGTTGGTTTTCTTTCCTTCATATCCCATTATGACAAAATGTCAGGAAATGTGGCAAGCTGAGGGTATCTGGTCAAGCATAAACAATATAAAGCCAATATTTGTTGAGCCACAGAGAAAAGAAACTTTCAATAGCATCATAAATGATTATTACAGTAAAATAAGTGATCCAGGATTTAAAGGAGCTTGTTTTATGGCAGTTTGCAGGGGAAAAGTTTCAGAGGGCTTGGATTTTGCTGACATGAATGGTAGGGCTGTAATTATAACAGGGTTACCTTTTCCACCTCTCAAAGATCCAAGAATAGTTTTGAAGAAAAAATACCTTGAGGAAGTAAGAATTAAACAGAAGGAATATTTGTCTGGTGATGAATGGTATTCCTTAGAAGCTACCAGGGCAGTAAACCAAGCTATAGGAAGGGTTATCAGACATCAGAATGATTATGGAGCCATTCTACTCTGTGACACCAGATTCAATAATCCAAAGCTAAAGAGTCAGTTGTCTGCTTGGTTGAGAGACTACATAAATCTTTCCAACAAGTTTGGTGAAACAGTCAGTGAGATTTGCAGGTTTTTCAAAAATGCTGAAACCTCTTTGCCAGCTCCTAAACTTAAACCTTTGATGCCACATGAGCCAAATATCAATTACAATGAAAGCAGTAATGTTAATTTAACAGGCGTGTCATTCCCAATGGCAAATGTTAGAACGGTGAATAAAGGATCATGTAAAAAGTCAGTTAGTCAGTACCCAAACTCAAATGAAGTGTATGCAGATTTTTCTATGGACTTCTATAAGAATGCACAATCATCGTcatatgttaataattttagaccTAAAGAAACTAAGGATCTTTTCAGTGCATTAGACAGTAGCAGTGATTCTACAGAAGTTGTGACACAATCAACAGTTACAGTACATAAGAGAAATGCAGAAGAATCTAGCATGACTATGGCCaagaaaaagaaattgaaaataaagGCATTTGGTTttgaagaaaatttaaatagcaCAGAACAAGTAGTTGATACTATTGTACAAGAAAGAACTGCACCTACTTCTTTAATTGACTttgttaaagaaattaaattattattagaacaagaaaattataagaaattccAGTTAGCCATTTCTGTATACAAAAAAGAAGGAGATTATGACCTGTTCCTAACAACATTGTCTGGTTTACTGGAAAACaaaagacttttttatttatttaaaggtatGAAAAGATTCTTGAAAGAAgaccataaaaataattttcaagtatACTGTGATAATGTTAAGTTTTAA
- the LOC112052733 gene encoding 39S ribosomal protein L21, mitochondrial — MIRAGLQRLASVFNNQGGILSRLITQNAPAQHQPIADTTKDVITTCNKLIEEKSHRNFAIIHLLGKQWRVTDGDLLVVEGYWPPNIGDKITLDKVLLAASKDFSLIGRPLVQPGLVTVTATIISKGLSHTRTHFKKKRRKQFMRINFQKAQQTILRINNVDIKNNINDAPKNVF; from the exons ATGATCAGGGCCGGATTACAACGTCTCGCTAGTGTGTTTAACAACCAAG GTGGAATTCTTTCCCGACTTATAACACAAAATGCTCCAGCCCAGCATCAACCAATTGCTGATACGACAAAGGATGTTATCACAACatgtaacaaattaattgaagAAAAATCTCATCGCAATTTTGCTATAATACATTTGCTGGGGAAACAGTGGCGGGTGACGGACGGGGATCTGCTAGTTGTGGAGGGTTATTGGCCACCTAACATTGGTGATAAGATTACATTGGACAAAGTTTTGTTGGCTGCATCAAAAGATTTCTCGCTCATCGGCAGACCATTGGTCCAACCAGGATTAGTCACAGTGACTGCAACAATCATATCAAAAGGTCTCTCACACACAAGAACACACTTCAAGAAGAAAAGAAGGAAGCAGTTCATGAGAATCAATTTCCAAAAAGCTCAGCAAACTATACTGCGAATTAATAATGTAGACATCAAGAATAACATTAATGACGCTCCAAAGAACGTATTTTAG